Proteins encoded in a region of the Podospora pseudopauciseta strain CBS 411.78 chromosome 6, whole genome shotgun sequence genome:
- the SEC65 gene encoding signal recognition particle subunit (EggNog:ENOG503NWSJ; BUSCO:EOG092647CM; COG:U) codes for MNDKLQVVPHPPHRPRKITTFLTTVIAATNKTAKMSHPRVEEVSDSEDDVQMSDPSEDDIDDFVESDIIRTRQAAPSRPTPLPQQQPPPQFRQPQQPPAYPQMQTTTDATPYASYLCLYPIYFSSLHTRAQGRRVSAAVAVPNPLATEILAACANLNIPTVFEAGKLHPKDWANPGRVKVSLANQTRVKNKHHLFLLVAQHLTSHPITDASPALRVHVRGAPPPPELKPGEQWPRPAVPRGWKMSELLPHYSPAMTGGGVSENFLKDMMSQMGGAGGAGGLPGMLGGGGGGGGMDMASLMQAAQSMGMGGMGGMGGLGGLGGGSSPGPSSSAGGKAKKGKK; via the coding sequence ATGAACGACAAGCTCCAAGTTgttccacatcctccccatcgccCTCGCAAaatcaccaccttcctcaccaccgtcaTCGCTGCCACCAATAAAACCGCTAAGATGTCCCACCCCCGAGTAGAAGAGGTATCCGACTCGGAAGATGACGTTCAAATGTCGGACCCCTCCGAAGACGACATCGACGACTTTGTCGAATCAGACATCATCCGCACCCGTCAAGCAGCCCCTTCCAgaccaaccccccttcctcagcaacaacccccaccccaatTCCGCCAGCCACAACAGCCCCCCGCCTACCCCCAGATGCAAACAACAACCGACGCAACCCCCTATGCATCCTACCTCTGCCTGTACCCAATCTACTTCTCCAGCCTGCACACCCGCGCCCAAGGCCGCCGCGTCTccgccgccgttgccgtCCCCAACCCGCTAGCCACCGAGATCCTGGCCGCCTGCGCGaacctcaacatccccaCCGTCTTCGAAGCAGGCAAGCTCCACCCCAAGGACTGGGCCAACCCGGGCAGGGTCAAGGTCTCCCTCGCGAACCAGACCCGCGTCAAGAACAAGCATCACTTGTTCCTGCTCGTGGCTCAGCACCTAACGAGCCATCCCATCACCGATGCCTCCCCTGCGCTGAGGGTCCACGTCCGCGGcgcgccgcctcctcccgaACTCAAGCCTGGGGAGCAATGGCCCAGACCTGCTGTGCCCAGAGGCTGGAAGATGTCGGAACTGTTGCCTCACTACAGCCCCGCCATGACTGGTGGCGGAGTCAGCGAGAACTTTTTGAAGGATATGATGAGCCAGatgggtggtgctggtggcgcGGGAGGACTGCCGGGTATgttgggcggtggaggaggaggaggtgggatggATATGGCTAGCCTGATGCAGGCTGCTCAGTCGATGGGTATGGGCGGCATGGGCGGAATGGGTGGTCTGGGTGGTCTTGGAGGTGGTTCTTCACCCGGGCCGAGTTCGAGCGCTGGTGGGAAGGcaaagaagggaaagaaatGA
- a CDS encoding hypothetical protein (COG:S; BUSCO:EOG092656IY; EggNog:ENOG503P5RH) produces MPRSKMRWASDWQLSKKACPLAIPSLALHESSSPALHCIHLQDLQQETIMGWFWTSPSPSPKASEASHHSATQQPQPPASERKPSTDEEVSKFLREIQAAANPSSSHAASPPSSTDSDAAKSSWVPSWLSAPAPETPPPPPKDKRSEASIAMSEALLPTTMSCQDAFDYAWHCHTPGSQVNSVYRYGGVRQCTELWDDFWFCMRTKSWDPKLRAEAIKDHFRKKEAAKYGRGQPSSEDIWESRDKMAEPGTTFNKSFDPPIKDDAAFEREDQETRRKIREFYERKT; encoded by the exons ATGCCCCGCAGCAAGATGCGCTGGGCTTCTGATTGGCAGCTTTCCAAAAAGGCTTGTCCGCTTGCCATCCCGTCTTTGGC GTTGCACGAGTCTTCATCTCCTGCACTACACTGCATCCATCTTCAGGACCTTCAACAAGAGACTATCATGGGTTGGTTCTGGACCTCGCCGTCCCCCTCACCAAAGGCTTCCGAAGCCTCTCACCACTCTGCAACTcagcaaccacaacctccagCCAGCGAAAGGAAGCCATCAACAGATGAGGAGGTCTCCAAGTTTCTCCGCGAAATCCAAGCGGCAGCCaacccttcttcctctcacGCCGCTTCCCCTCCGTCTTCAACAGATTCAGACGCCGCCAAATCATCGTGGGTACCCAGTTGGCTTTCAGCGCCAGCGCCTGagacccctcccccaccgcccaaaGACAAGCGCTCCGAAGCCTCTATCGCCATGTCCGAGGCTCTTCTTCCAACAACCATGTCGTGTCAGGATGCTTTTGACTATGCCTGGCATTGCCATACCCCCGGCTCTCAGGTCAACTCTGTTTACCGGTACGGTGGTGTAAGACAGTGTACCGAGCTCTGGGACGACTTTTGGTTTTGCATGCGCACCAAGTCTTGGGATCCAAAGCTTCGCGCTGAAGCCATCAAAGATCATTTCCGGAAGAAGGAGGCAGCCAAGTATGGTCGAGGCCAACCAAGCTCCGAGGACATCTGGGAAAGCAGAGATAAGATGGCAGAGCCGGGAACAACGTTCAACAAATCCTTCGACCCCCCCATCAAAGACGATGCTGCCTTTGAAAGAGAGGATCAGGAGACTCGGAGGAAGATTCGCGAGTTTTACGAGAGGAAAACTTGA
- the RO3 gene encoding Dynactin, 150 kDa isoform (COG:D; COG:Z; EggNog:ENOG503NWE7), whose translation MSDLAVGQKIQLSDGRTGTIRYVGQTHFAVGEWVGVELDDGSGKNDGMVQGERYFECAMGYGMFVRPVTVTVTAPAPVPSQPPKPAGAKKGSRPSSLFSNSSNKGASSSTSDPSLGKRMSLNAPSPSPVPRRGSVRSPTKSPTKQLNRSPTSAAPSRTVTPSNANVKPGALAVRPRPASATSRPSMAPPPVPRQTRQVSTASSTPRQSSAPPRTLSTRGGLATGVGSRPASTRVPGARQSSASSVSSVNKTSRAESRKSSDDEILSPQPTSPVQVRTAALEKLATTSLPPAGGGAAKSPIATASVSSRNAPSTAAAQKEIEDLKAKLRVLEKKRIEDREKLNNLEKIKGERDKFERIIQTLQIKYQPQQQEIADLRKQLKEAETRFYAVEEMQESHESALELATLDREMAEETAEVLKVELEALKQKSEELELEVEILREENAEFTKGMSTEERASTGWLQMERNNERLKEALIRLRDLSQEQEEELKDQMKGLEEDLREFETMKEQFAATKEKLAQAEVAVEDLREQLNNALGAEDLIEKITEENMNQAEEIKELRAVIDDLESLKEINDELEINHVQNEKEMQEELDLKDAIISEQMRQANVQRESMEDMEYTLSRFRELVTSLQSDLEDMRASHAVTENESEQLNNRSRAMMDLNMKLQISAAKAQVKTIDLELRRMEAQEAEQHLEIVKLFLPDSYQLDRDSVLALLRFKRLAFKANLLNGFIKERVNGQAHPGHEDDVFEGCGAIDKLTWVSAMCDRFVNSISHCSLKQFAKYEGALYELEPVERALNGWIDGLRRDDLKEKQCSAELQRTIALMTHLGEVHISNDLESFADDIHMKALLMQSYLESAAATFTTMRAMVQRVVPPSDEENELEQYFAKKAEGVITQTRGAKVIAGKTVRSLEELKTRHLSLTPDTMEAFEQCEAATQELSEMARRIGLDLHQLVLEEGRTEPYTYVEIQNCISQTSINSFGTNEADLFSTYLNKLRQTTSQISDLAALSTDLAQTQEFERSQPPWLLRAQEIKALKKIPVDAEEELRRLKDDINDARRAIAIREENLSTAQVKIETLESRMRDANAKAKRVTELESHLETAKSEAAALADNIKKQDRELKALESERDKWKQIASNSRVISTAGGEEGAKANQERAVATAREMDALKNEILGLQSAVRYLREDNRRARVKEQASYDWLAEPLLKKAVPAEKQRRNMVKAESKAVLGELVKMVTEAKVYDLSMLDKKIVAQGGWKPAKSTPQFWAAKQEEDWAVWKGWEGAVIKNARLLNAVEHNREEVKEKKGVVSAAAKLQIRLPGGKKHYYGGEVQVFGSREWEELQGRMVTAGV comes from the exons ATGTCCGATTTAGCGGTTGGGCAGAAAATACAGCTGAGCGACGGCCGCACTGGAACTATTCGATATGTTGGCCAAACACACTTCGCCGTGGGCGAATGGGTTGGTGTCGAGCTCGACGATGGATCCGGAAAGAATGATGGCATGGTTCAGGGAGAGCGCTATTTCGAATGTGCCATGGGATATGGCATGTTCGTAAGGCCCGTCACAGTCACCGTCACGGCTCCTGCTCCTGTTCCATCACAGCCACCCAAGCCAGCCGGCGCCAAAAAAGGATCTCGCCCAAGCAGCCTGttctccaacagctccaacAAGGGGGCCTCGTCCTCTACCAGTGATCCGAGTCTGGGAAAACGAATGAGCTTGAATGCACCCAGCCCGAGTCCAGTACCTAGAAGGGGCAGTGTGAGG AGTCCCACGAAATCACCAACGAAGCAGCTTAATCGCTCCCCAACCAGCGCGGCACCATCACGAACCGTCACACCCTCCAATGCCAATGTCAAACCCGGCGCCTTGGCCGTCAGACCTCGACCTGCTTCTGCCACCAGCAGGCCCTCTATGGCCCCGCCGCCCGTGCCCAGACAAACCCGCCAGGTCTCGacagcttcttcaaccccaagaCAGAGTAGTGCTCCTCCGCGCACACTCAGCACCAGAGGTGGACTTGCCACCGGAGTTGGATCGAGACCGGCATCAACTCGTGTTCCTGGCGCGAGGCAGAGCTCCGCCTCGTCCGTTTCGAGCGTCAACAAGACTTCCCGCGCCGAATCCCGCAAAAGCAGCGATGACGAGATATTATCCCCTCAACCCACCAGCCCCGTCCAAGTCCGAACGGCAGCGCTGGAGAAGCTCGCCACGACGTCCCTACCACCGGCAGGTGGAGGGGCAGCAAAATCACCCATTGCCACTGCTTCTGTATCGTCACGAAATGCGCCCAGCACAGCCGCTGCGCAGAAGGAGATTGAAGATCTCAAGGCCAAACTGCGCGTGCTGGAGAAGAAACGGATCGAAGACAGAGAAAAGCTGAACAACTTGGAGAAAAtcaagggggagagggataaGTTTGAGAGAATTATTCAGACGTTACAGATCAAATAccagcctcagcagcaagagaTTGCGGATTTGAGGAAACAGCTCAAGGAGGCAGAAACAAGGTTTTATGCAGTCGAGGAGATGCAGGAGAGCCATGAAAGTGCGCTTGAGCTGGCAACGCTGGATCGggagatggcggaggagacggCCGAGGTGCTCAAGGTGGAACTGGAAGCACTGAAGCAGAAAAGCGAAGAGCTGGAGCTCGAGGTGGAGATTCTCCGGGAGGAAAACGCCGAATTCACAAAGGGGATGTCGACCGAGGAACGGGCGAGCACCGGGTGGTTGCAAATGGAGAGAAACAATGAACGGCTCAAGGAGGCACTGATCAGGCTGAGGGACCTTTCGCAggagcaagaggaggaacTCAAGGATCAAATGaaggggctggaggaggatctGAGGGAGTTTGAGACGATGAAGGAGCAATTCGCCGCTACGAAGGAAAAGTTGGCTCAGGCCGAGGTGGCAGTGGAGGATCTGAGGGAGCAGCTGAACAATGCGCTAGGAGCAGAGGACCTGATCGAGAAGATTACTGAGGAAAATATGAATCAAGcagaggagatcaaggagttGCGGGCCGTCATTGATGACCTGGAGAGTTTGAAGGAGATCAACGACGAGCTGGAGATCAATCATGTACAGAATGAAAAGGAGATGCAGGAGGAGCTGGACTTGAAGGATGCCATTATTTCTGAGCAAATGAGGCAGGCCAACGTACAGCGGGAGTCGATGGAGGATATGGAGTATACACTTTCGCGGTTCAGGGAACTGGTCACGAGCTTGCAAAGTGATTTGGAGGATATGAGGGCCTCCCATGCGGTGACGGAGAACGAGTCCGAGCAGCTTAACAATCGCTCTAGGGCTATGATGGACTTGAACATGAAGCTGCAAATTTCGGCGGCCAAGGCTCAGGTGAAGACAATTGACCTTgagctgaggaggatggaggccCAAGAGGCGGAGCAGCACCTCGAGATTGTCAAGCTGTTTTTGCCCGACAGCTATCAGTTGGATAGGGATTCTGTTCTGGCCCTGTTGCGCTTCAAGAGACTGGCGTTCAAGGCCAACTTGCTGAATGGCTTCATCAAGGAGCGTGTGAATGGCCAGGCGCACCCCGGACACGAAGACGACGTATTTGAGGGTTGCGGTGCCATCGACAAGCTCACATGGGTGTCTGCCATGTGCGATCGTTTTGTCAATTCCATCAGCCACTGCTCTCTGAAGCAGTTCGCCAAGTACGAAGGTGCGTTGTACGAACTGGAGCCTGTCGAGAGAGCTCTTAATGGTTGGATCGACGGCTTGAGGCGTGACGActtgaaggagaagcagtGCTCTGCCGAGCTCCAGCGGACAATTGCTCTCATGACGCATCTGGGCGAGGTGCACATCTCCAACGACCTGGAGAGCTTCGCCGATGATATTCACATGAAGGCGCTTCTCATGCAAAGCTATCTGGAATCTGCTGCGGCCACCTTCACGACCATGCGTGCCATGGTTCAGCGGGTCGTTCCGCCAAGCGACGAGGAGAATGAGCTGGAGCAATATTTCgcaaagaaggccgagggcgTCATCACACAGACGCGCGGCGCCAAGGTCATTGCAGGCAAGACAGTTCGCTCTctcgaggagctcaagaccAGGCATCTATCCCTTACGCCGGATACCATGGAAGCTTTTGAGCAGTGCGAGGCGGCCACCCAAGAGCTTTCCGAGATGGCCCGCAGAATTGGTTTGGACCTTCATCAGCTCGTGCTCGAGGAGGGCAGGACAGAACCGTACACCTACGTGGAGATCCAAAACTGCATCTCGCAGACTTCCATCAACTCATTCGGCACTAACGAAGCCGATTTGTTCTCTACCTACCTCAACAAGCTCCGCCAGACCACCTCTCAAATCTCGGATCTGGCCGCTCTCTCCACCGACTTGGCCCAAACTCAAGAATTCGAGCGCAGCCAGCCTCCATGGCTCCTGCGCGCACAGGAGATCAAGGCCCTCAAGAAGATCCCAGtggatgccgaggaagaacTTCGACGTCTCAAGGACGACATCAACGATGCGCGCCGTGCCATCGCTATCCGGGAAGAAAACTTATCGACAGCCCAGGTCAAGATTGAAACACTTGAATCCCGCATGCGTGATGCGAACGCCAAAGCCAAGCGCGTCACCGAGCTCGAGTCCCACCTCGAGACTGCCAAATCCGAAGCCGCGGCTCTAGCGGACAACATCAAGAAGCAAGATCGCGAGCTCAAGGCTTTGGAATCGGAGCGTGACAAGTGGAAGCAGATCGCATCCAACAGTCGGGTTATTTCTACGGCTggcggtgaagagggggcCAAGGCTAACCAAGAAAGAGCGGTGGCGACGGCAAGGGAGATGGACGCGCTCAAAAATGAGATTCTAGGCTTGCAGTCGGCAGTGAGGTACCTCCGGGAGGACAACAGGAGGGCAAGAGTCAAAGAACAGGCTAGCTACGACTGGCTGGCCGAGCCACTTCTCAAGAAGGCAGTTCCGGCGGagaagcagaggaggaaCATGGTCAAGGCAGAGAGCAAGGCCGTTCTCGGTGAACTGGTCAAGATGGTGACCGAGGCGAAGGTCTATGACTTGAGCATGCTGGACAAGAAGATTGTTGCGCAGGGCGGGTGGAAGCCGGCGAAGAGCACACCGCAGTTTTGGGCTGCTAAACAAGAGGAAGATTGGGCTGTTTGGaagggttgggagggggccGTGATCAAGAATGCGAGGTTGCTGAACGCGGTGGAGCACAATCGAGaagaggtcaaggagaagaagggggtcgTTAGCGCGGCTGCGAAACTGCAGATTAGACTTCCTGGTGGGAAGAAACATTATTATGGGGGAGAGGTGCAAGTTTTTGGCTCGAGAGAGTGGGAAGAGCTACAGGGAAGGATGGTGACAGCTGGGGTGTAA
- the YME2 gene encoding mitochondrial escape protein 2 (EggNog:ENOG503NUES; COG:A; BUSCO:EOG092613R2) — protein MAMRGRRLPAFAATHTARQRPLPALGQHTKLARRWQSTVGTGKTGHIEAKADESILFVDNLFPLKLSSLLLWRPWKAQNDVPELLKKFDKTSLGVFDPVSLVKRAIPDSLSVNITEVIPRTKEGGAYVKFTHPGDTSASEIQAKLSQALEQNPIKPWFSPFRGISTGLVLGRPWLEDLYRLPKSRLRVEFVPAKDSEQPDELSQEALYSVFRRYGWIADITSQPPDSKVLPKFAYVDFVLVKDAIMARNCLHGFVLQEEGSKAATKLRLSYEQRVKPHNIWKWISSHPRIVIPILAAFLATFTVIVFDPIREFFVKHHVQRSLEFTNSKLYKWLKRQTSDILSLGKKHGSDAGLNALFNHRKDLIDSIKSSLLESVDTFVVIQGPRGSGGKELVMDQVLEGRKDVLVLDCKPVMEARGEAGTIRKLAFQVGYRPVFSWANNLSSLVDLAIQSTTGVKAGFSENLEAQVVKILQTTASALKEVSLAGRKKEDQDANLSDDAYLEAHPERRAVVVIDNFLHKSEEKGIIYDKVSDWAAALVQSNVAHVIFLTTDTSYSKPLSRALPDRVFHQVTLGDLSPQVAKQFVVSQLEANARSDEKAKEDEKGGDGSPLKTDSQGRQDLQELDECIEALGGRLTDLQVLARRLKVGQSPKKAVSDIIEQSASEILRMFLLTGNKTAGEGVDKERKWSVEQAWYLIKEIAKNDSLRYNEVLLANTFASSTTSSATNPEAALEALANAELITVKSHHGRPATIRAGKPVYQAAFAKLLEDKVVKSRMDLALLTELSKIEAKNIDKAEQELTVLAGLPNAPAQASDRVNYLLGKLQASQRKIEVFDKEMGALKKVLAEEA, from the exons ATGGCCATGCGCGGCCGAAGGTTGCCTGCTTTTGCAGCAACCCACACCGCCAGGCAACGCCCTCTCCCCGCTCTAGGACAACATACAAAACTTGCCCGAAGATGGCAGAGCACGGTTGGCACAGGCAAGACCGGCCATATCGAAGCCAAAGCAGATGAGTCAATATTATTTGTCGACA ACCTATTTCCACTGAAACTAAGCTCATTACTACTCTGGAGGCCATGGAAGGCTCAAAACGATGTCCCGGAGTTGCTCAAGAAATTTGACAAGACTTCCTTGGGCGTGTTCGATCCTGTCAGTCTGGTGAAGCGGGCAATTCCAGACTCCCTTTCTGTAAACATCACTGAAGTCATCCCCAGAACAAAAGAAGGGGGCGCCTATGTCAAGTTCACCCATCCCGGTGATACATCCGCCTCGGAAATTCAGGCAAAACTCTCACAAGCGCTGGAACAGAATCCCATCAAGCCATGGTTTAGTCCCTTTCGAGGTATCTCAACAGGTCTTGTTCTAGGCCGACCGTGGCTGGAGGATCTTTATAGACTTCCCAAAAGTCGTTTGCGTGTTGAGTTCGTGCCGGCAAAAGACTCCGAACAGCCTGATGAGCTTTCCCAGGAGGCACTATACAGTGTCTTTCGTCGGTACGGATGGATTGCTGACATCACCTCGCAACCGCCCGATTCGAAAGTTCTACCCAAATTCGCCTACGTAGACTTTGTGCTTGTCAAGGATGCCATCATGGCGCGAAACTGTCTGCACGGCTTTGTTCTGCAGGAAGAGGGAAGCAAAGCTGCCACAAAGCTGAGGCTGTCATACGAACAGCGAGTCAAACCACATAACATCTGGAAATGGATCAGCAGTCATCCACGCATCGTTATCCCCATCCTTGCCGCCTTTCTCGCCACCTTTACTGTCATCGTGTTTGATCCTATTCGCGAGTTCTTTGTCAAG CACCATGTTCAGCGATCTCTTGAGTTTACCAATAGTAAGCTCTACAAGTGGCTTAAACGGCAGACATCGGACATCCTCTCTCTTGGTAAGAAGCACGGTAGCGATGCTGGCCTGAATGCTTTGTTCAACCACCGAAAAGACCTGATTGATTCAATCAAGAGCAGCCTCCTTGAATCGGTCGACACATTTGTTGTCATTCAGGGTCCCCGGGGATCAGGAGGCAAAGAGTTAGTTATGGATCAAGTGCTCGAAGGACGTAAGGACGTCTTAGTGTTGGATTGCAAGCCAGTGATGGAGGCCAGGGGCGAGGCTGGCACCATCAGAAAGCTCGCTTTTCAGGTTGGATACCGCCCGGTATTCTCGTGGGCGAACAATCTCAGCAGCCTGGTCGACCTTGCTATCCAAAGCACCACTGGAGTCAAGGCTGGGTTCTCTGAGAACCTCGAAGCCCAAGTAGTCAAAATTCTTCAAACAACCGCATCGGCCCTCAAAGAAGTCTCACTCGctggaagaaaaaaggaagacCAGGATGCCAACCTTTCGGACGACGCCTATCTTGAGGCCCATCCGGAGCGGCGTGCGGTTGTGGTCATTGACAACTTCCTCCACAAGAGCGAGGAGAAGGGCATCATATATGACAAGGTCTCTGACTGGGCGGCAGCCTTGGTCCAGTCCAATGTGGCTCacgtcatcttcctcaccactGACACCTCCTACTCGAAACCTCTGTCCCGGGCTCTTCCTGATCGTGTCTTTCACCAAGTTACCCTGGGGGATCTCTCGCCCCAGGTAGCCAAACAGTTTGTCGTTTCTCAGCTCGAGGCAAATGCGCGCTCTGATgagaaggcgaaggaggaCGAAAAGGGGGGAGACGGCTCACCGCTGAAAACCGATAGCCAAGGACGTCAGGATCTTCAGGAATTGGATGAGTGCATTGAAGCCCTCGGCGGCCGCCTCACAGACCTCCAGGTCCTTGCTCGCAGACTCAAAGTCGGTCAGAGCCCCAAGAAGGCTGTCTCTGACATCATTGAGCAGAGTGCTTCCGAGATTCTCCGCATGTTCCTGTTGACTGGCAACAAGACTGCTGGCGAAGGCGTCGACAAGGAGAGGAAATGGTCTGTTGAGCAAGCGTGGTACCTCATCAAGGAGATCGCCAAGAACGACTCTCTCCGCTACAACGAGGTCCTGCTCGCCAACACGTTTGCCTCTTCTACGACCTCCAGCGCTACCAACCCCGAAGCTGCTCTAGAGGCGCTGGCCAATGCGGAGTTGATCACTGTGAAATCCCACCACGGGCGGCCAGCCACCATCCGCGCGGGCAAACCCGTCTACCAAGCCGCTTTTGCAAAGCTTCTCGAAGATAAGGTCGTGAAATCGAGGATGGATTTGGCGCTGCTGACTGAACTGTCCAAAATTGAGGCCAAGAACATTGACAAGGCAGAGCAAGAATTGACTGTGCTTGCAGGCCTTCCCAACGCACCAGCGCAGGCCTCAGATAGAGTGAATTACTTGCTAGGCAAGTTACAGGCTAGCCAGAGAAAGATCGAAGTGTTTGACAAGGAGATGGGAGCACTGAAGAAGGTCTTGGCTGAGGAGGCATAA
- a CDS encoding hypothetical protein (EggNog:ENOG503P01Q; COG:S), whose product MESRPSLVAFLQRYQDLATYQDSHINLIKWLLILSSQDLLVYAESIESTLRAENTELAQRVHERNLDYEDATRSRRELQQRIHALETQLETSILANEQIKNSNSYVVVLIDGDGLIFKSELIQQGLAGGKKAAYALRSAILGQCGPHGNEIGVLAQVYLNLAGLSKAMRRDGCLENESNLKDFTLGFTQAKATFDFVDVGHGKERADNKIKEMTKWHLRNHNCKQVILGISHDAGYAPFLDELFQEDSVQHQITILEGVPVVRELRAIGANILNLNSILFRSEKLVDRVSESASSESFGSPFTPVPATPVVEHNKPATPTIEMKPVVPAVPAISAVPAFPVTVPTPPVVRATATTSNSVASIDSIGSSEPQTPSSASAASTSTPAATTYAKAIKSATPPPPPPVIKLPAHTKAALQQQPSSRASHKTPNKPKPVPWNPGPRGLDPPLQVSQSALDNLKKRKDSNKLCNNHYLRGPCSKGDSCNFEHNYKPTKEELVAIAFLTRLNPCSGGQECDVDDCIYGHHCPSVINGACTHPYCKFTKEDHPPGTKIKAHHKGSHDR is encoded by the exons ATGGAGTCAAGACCGAGCCTCGTCGCCTTCCTCCAACGGTATCAGGATCTCGCCACTTACCAAGACTCGCACATCAATTTGATCAAG TGGCTGCTGATACTCTCCTCACAGGATCTCTTGGTCTATGCCGAGTCGATAGAGTCAACCCTCCGAGCTGAAAATACGGAACTGGCCCAGAGAGTGCATGAACGAAACTTGGACTACGAAGATGCTACTCGATCCAGGCGTGAACTACAGCAACGCATTCACGCCCTCGAAACGCAACTTGAAACGTCCATCTTGGCCAACGAACAAATAAAAAATTCCAACTCCTATGTCGTCGTATTGATAGACGGGGACGGGCTCATTTTCAAATCGGAGCTGATCCAACAGGGTCTTGCTGGGGGCAAAAAGGCTGCTTACGCCTTGAGATCAGCAATTTTGGGCCAATGTGGCCCTCACGGCAATGAAATTGGAGTTCTCGCACAGGTCTACCTCAATCTCGCCGGCCTTAGCAAGGCGATGCGCCGAGATGGCTGTCTGGAGAATGAGAGCAACCTCAAAGATTTCACGCTCGGCTTCACACAGGCCAAGGCCACTTTTGACTTTGTTGATGTCGGCCACGGCAAAGAAAGAGCCGATAACAAGATCAAGGAAATGACAAAATGGCATCTCAGGAACCACAACTGCAAGCAAGTTATACTGGGCATATCACACGATGCAGGGTATGCCCCGTTTCTCGACGAGTTGTTCCAAGAGGATAGTGTTCAGCACCAGATCACCATCTTGGAAGGCGTACCTG TGGTGCGTGAGCTGAGGGCCATCGGCGCAAATATACTGAATTTGAACAGCATCCTGTTTCGGTCTGAAAAGCTTGTTGATAGGGTGTCAGAGTCGGCTAGCTCTGAGTCGTTCGGCTCACCTTTCACGCCTGTTCCTGCCACCCCGGTTGTTGAACACAACAAGCCTGCCACACCAACTATCGAGATGAAACCGGTCGTGCCGGCTGTCCCCGCCATCTCTGCTGTCCCCGCCTTCCCCGTTACTGTACCGACGCCTCCTGTCGTCAGGGCCACAGCCACGACCAGTAACAGTGTCGCAAGTATCGATAGTATAGGCAGCTCCGAGCCACAGACACCATCTTCGGCATCGGCGGCTTCAACGTCAACTCCGGCAGCCACAACTTATGCTAAAGCCATCAAGAGtgccacccctccaccgcctccaccggTGATCAAATTGCCTGCCCATACCAAGGCAGctttgcagcagcagccgtctTCCCGGGCCTCTCACAAAACCCCAAACAAGCCAAAGCCAGTTCCTTGGAACCCAG GACCTCGCGGTCTTGATCCCCCTCTTCAGGTCTCGCAGTCTGCGCTGGACAAcctcaagaagaggaaagacAGCAACAAGCTGTGCAACAATCATTACCTCCGCGGCCCCTGTTCCAAGGGCGATTCATGCAACTTCGAACACAATTACAAGCCCACCAAAGAGGAGTTGGTGGCCATTGCGTTCCTGACAAGGCTGAACCCGTGCTCCGGGGGCCAAGAGTGCGATGTGGACGATTGCATCTATGGCCATCACTGCCCAAGCGTTATCAACGGCGCCTGCACACATCCTTATTGCAAGTTTACCAAGGAGGATCACCCCCCTGGAACGAAGATTAAGGCTCATCACAAGGGGAGCCACGATCGCTAG